In Bacillus sp. NP247, one DNA window encodes the following:
- a CDS encoding ABC transporter ATP-binding protein, whose protein sequence is MAKKKRSDLRRLLSYMRPYKGLLALAFLFLVGATVTEMMGPFLIKQFLDEHLVPRDFEQSALVTLFVVYIIAHLLKVLFTYLDLLYFQNIAFKIVQDMRVEVYEHVQKLSLSFFDRTPIGTLVSRITNDTEAIKDFYVSVLSTFVKNVVFLVGILVAMFLLDVKLALFSLILIPIMFAIMVLYRRKSAAFYLEVRNQLSVLNAKLNESIQGMNIVQVFRQEKRMRKEFEEVNNKHYSAGRRTLKLDALLLRPATDLVHIVAIALVLGLFGIDALKSPVEVGVLYAFVNYIHRFFQPVNEMMMKLSFFQQALVSSSRVFHLMDDKDLAPVQIGSENPRVVNGEIQFKDVTFSYDGKRDVLKNVSFHVKPGQTVAFVGHTGSGKSTIMNLLMRFYNIKSGNIVIDGVGLEKFEEQEIRKKIGLVLQDAFLFAGNVKQNIRMYNEEITDEEIEEAARYVQANTFIEKLPEKYDTEVVERGAAFSSGQRQLIAFARTIATNPKVLVLDEATANIDTETEEAIQTALQQMRKGRTTIAIAHRLSTIQDADQIFVMHEGEIIERGTHQELLSKQGLYYNMYLLQNKGSLQKAL, encoded by the coding sequence ATGGCTAAGAAAAAGCGGAGTGATTTAAGGAGATTGCTTTCTTATATGAGACCATATAAGGGATTATTAGCATTAGCATTTTTATTTCTAGTTGGTGCAACTGTAACTGAAATGATGGGTCCTTTTTTAATTAAACAATTTCTTGATGAACACTTAGTACCACGTGACTTTGAACAATCAGCACTTGTTACTCTATTTGTAGTGTATATTATTGCTCACTTATTAAAAGTATTATTTACTTATTTAGACTTATTGTACTTTCAAAATATCGCTTTTAAGATTGTTCAAGATATGCGAGTCGAAGTGTATGAACATGTTCAAAAGTTGTCATTAAGTTTCTTTGATCGTACGCCGATTGGTACGCTCGTATCTCGTATAACGAATGATACGGAAGCGATTAAAGATTTTTATGTTAGTGTACTATCAACATTTGTGAAAAATGTAGTCTTTTTAGTAGGGATTTTAGTAGCGATGTTTTTACTAGATGTAAAATTAGCGCTATTTTCTCTTATATTAATTCCAATTATGTTTGCGATTATGGTACTGTATCGCCGGAAAAGTGCAGCTTTTTATTTAGAGGTACGTAATCAACTGAGTGTATTAAATGCAAAGCTAAATGAGTCCATTCAAGGGATGAATATTGTTCAAGTGTTTCGGCAAGAAAAGCGGATGAGAAAAGAGTTTGAAGAAGTGAACAACAAGCATTATAGTGCTGGACGTCGTACATTGAAATTAGATGCATTACTTTTACGTCCAGCAACAGATCTTGTTCATATTGTAGCAATTGCGTTAGTTCTTGGTTTATTTGGAATTGACGCTTTAAAGAGCCCTGTGGAAGTAGGGGTTTTATATGCTTTCGTTAACTATATTCATCGTTTCTTCCAGCCAGTAAATGAGATGATGATGAAGCTATCTTTCTTCCAGCAAGCGCTCGTTTCATCATCACGTGTATTTCATTTAATGGATGATAAAGATTTAGCTCCTGTTCAAATCGGGAGTGAAAATCCACGAGTAGTTAACGGAGAAATTCAGTTTAAAGATGTTACTTTTTCATATGATGGAAAGCGTGACGTTTTAAAAAATGTATCTTTTCACGTAAAGCCAGGGCAAACGGTTGCTTTCGTTGGACACACTGGTAGTGGTAAGAGTACAATTATGAATTTATTAATGAGATTTTACAATATTAAATCAGGTAATATTGTAATAGACGGAGTGGGTTTAGAGAAATTTGAAGAACAAGAAATTCGAAAGAAAATTGGTCTTGTGCTGCAAGATGCATTTTTATTTGCTGGAAATGTAAAGCAAAATATTCGTATGTATAATGAAGAGATAACGGATGAAGAGATAGAAGAAGCAGCGCGGTATGTGCAAGCGAATACGTTTATTGAAAAATTACCAGAGAAATATGATACAGAAGTAGTCGAAAGAGGAGCTGCGTTTTCTAGTGGTCAAAGACAATTAATTGCTTTTGCTAGAACGATAGCAACTAATCCGAAAGTATTAGTGTTAGATGAAGCGACGGCAAATATTGATACAGAAACAGAGGAGGCTATCCAAACGGCATTGCAGCAAATGCGAAAAGGTAGAACAACGATAGCGATTGCACACAGATTGTCTACAATCCAAGATGCGGATCAAATATTTGTTATGCATGAAGGGGAAATCATAGAAAGAGGAACACATCAGGAGTTACTTAGTAAACAAGGACTTTACTACAATATGTACTTGCTACAAAATAAAGGGAGTTTACAAAAGGCCTTGTAA
- a CDS encoding NUDIX hydrolase — MKRWIGTAAICMNEKNEFLMVLQGKVNEEKRWSVPSGGQEEGEELEECCVREVWEETGYEVEVIDKLCEKKGITYGVPVHVYYYVVKLIGGNMKIQDPDELIHEIDWKGIDEVKKLSLAFPEEYELLYKYKNKKESV, encoded by the coding sequence ATGAAAAGATGGATTGGTACGGCAGCTATATGTATGAATGAAAAGAATGAGTTTCTAATGGTATTACAAGGAAAAGTAAATGAAGAGAAGCGATGGTCTGTGCCGAGCGGAGGACAAGAAGAGGGAGAAGAGCTTGAAGAGTGTTGTGTTCGTGAAGTATGGGAAGAAACGGGTTATGAAGTAGAAGTTATAGACAAGCTATGTGAAAAAAAGGGGATAACATATGGGGTACCAGTTCATGTGTATTACTATGTTGTGAAGTTAATAGGCGGTAACATGAAAATACAAGACCCTGATGAGTTAATACATGAAATAGATTGGAAAGGAATAGATGAAGTGAAAAAATTATCTTTAGCGTTTCCAGAAGAATATGAGCTATTATATAAATATAAAAATAAAAAAGAAAGTGTTTAA
- a CDS encoding NERD domain-containing protein, whose translation MEYVLIGGILILLAVVFVLFYKNKQLESESQQVEFEKKQAIETYEDEIAATITEHKEQQDTLKNMEQKKYNDLQVNTARELENMRMMKNQLAVQHSKERSEMQDKHSNEIHMFQNLIADLREYTKNGTEVNAHETLHYMKRGFVEQGIIIEEEFHIIPNVFMIRNKYRDKRDINDNRIHNLILCKTGIYLLETKEWTGTLIHGLTRENAGIYSFMIEEIGKYQHEIEKEETFEFITEGTSLTLQVRNEGNPAYKAKILSQTLYNCLEEMQVDIVKEKVKPIVYFENESGKEVIDLSNEKLPRLKDREQIVTFFRNEILTGKVIYTARELQKIRDMIGQMNDVAK comes from the coding sequence ATGGAGTATGTGCTAATAGGTGGGATTTTAATATTATTAGCTGTAGTGTTTGTACTGTTTTATAAAAATAAACAGTTAGAATCAGAGAGTCAGCAAGTGGAGTTTGAAAAGAAACAAGCGATTGAAACGTATGAAGATGAGATTGCAGCTACGATTACAGAGCATAAAGAACAACAGGATACTTTAAAGAATATGGAACAGAAAAAATATAATGATTTACAAGTGAATACAGCTAGAGAACTTGAAAATATGCGTATGATGAAAAATCAATTGGCTGTTCAACATAGTAAAGAACGTAGTGAAATGCAAGATAAACATAGTAACGAAATACATATGTTTCAAAATTTAATTGCGGATTTACGAGAATATACAAAAAATGGTACTGAAGTGAATGCGCATGAAACATTACATTATATGAAGCGAGGTTTCGTTGAGCAAGGAATAATAATAGAAGAAGAGTTTCATATTATACCGAATGTTTTTATGATACGCAATAAATATAGAGATAAACGTGACATAAACGATAATCGAATCCATAACCTCATCTTATGTAAAACTGGCATTTATCTACTTGAGACGAAAGAATGGACGGGGACATTAATTCATGGTTTAACGAGAGAAAATGCTGGTATATATTCATTTATGATTGAGGAAATTGGTAAGTATCAACATGAAATTGAAAAAGAAGAGACGTTTGAATTTATTACGGAGGGAACTTCATTAACTTTGCAAGTAAGAAATGAAGGGAATCCAGCGTATAAAGCGAAAATACTATCTCAAACTTTATATAATTGTTTGGAAGAAATGCAAGTAGATATTGTAAAGGAAAAAGTAAAACCGATTGTATATTTTGAAAATGAGAGTGGCAAAGAAGTTATTGATCTTTCTAATGAAAAATTGCCGAGATTAAAAGATAGAGAGCAAATTGTAACGTTTTTCAGAAATGAAATTTTAACAGGTAAAGTAATATATACAGCACGAGAACTACAAAAGATTAGAGATATGATTGGCCAGATGAATGATGTTGCGAAGTGA
- a CDS encoding GH25 family lysozyme, producing MQNRSSSNVTFIDVSHWEGNIDWNAVKSSGIPAAYAKATEGVNYIDPTFVQNVQAARNANVLIGAYHFAHPEQNDAISEAKYFVNILQGNQTDLIPVLDLESPTDTSNSSLTGATISNWARSFVNYVKQATGKSVMLYTGVWYINEFGINGLSDIPLWISRYSSIPPADAGGWTEWTAWQYTDSGQISGVGNCDVSAAVSLEALQGNGASGGGNVPTPNNATPVYGVAVINGDNVNLRSGPSLQSSVIRQLNRGESYEVWGEQDGWLCLGTNQWVYNDSSYIQYKHYVATITGDNVNLRDAPSLNGNVIRQLHHGESYRVWSKQDGWLCLGTNQWVYNDSSYIQYGVQ from the coding sequence ATGCAAAATAGATCCAGTTCAAATGTTACGTTTATCGATGTGTCTCATTGGGAAGGAAACATTGATTGGAATGCTGTGAAGTCATCTGGCATTCCAGCGGCGTATGCAAAAGCGACGGAAGGTGTGAACTATATTGACCCTACTTTCGTTCAAAATGTACAAGCTGCGAGAAATGCGAATGTATTAATCGGTGCATATCATTTTGCGCACCCAGAACAAAATGATGCAATTTCAGAAGCGAAATATTTTGTGAATATATTACAGGGTAATCAGACGGACTTAATTCCTGTATTAGATTTAGAATCGCCAACGGATACTAGCAATAGTAGTTTAACGGGTGCGACTATATCAAATTGGGCAAGAAGTTTCGTAAATTATGTGAAACAAGCTACTGGGAAAAGTGTAATGTTATATACAGGAGTTTGGTATATTAATGAATTTGGAATTAACGGGTTAAGTGACATTCCACTATGGATTTCCAGATATTCTAGTATACCGCCTGCTGATGCTGGTGGATGGACAGAGTGGACAGCATGGCAGTACACAGATTCTGGTCAAATTTCAGGTGTAGGAAATTGTGATGTATCAGCAGCTGTTTCATTAGAAGCTTTACAAGGAAATGGAGCAAGTGGTGGAGGTAATGTTCCCACGCCTAATAATGCGACTCCAGTATACGGAGTTGCTGTAATTAATGGAGATAATGTGAATTTACGAAGTGGACCATCTTTACAGTCTAGTGTAATTCGCCAATTGAATCGTGGCGAATCATATGAAGTTTGGGGAGAACAAGATGGATGGCTCTGCTTAGGGACAAATCAGTGGGTATATAATGATTCAAGTTATATTCAGTATAAACATTATGTAGCAACTATTACTGGCGATAATGTGAATCTGCGAGACGCTCCATCATTAAACGGGAATGTTATAAGACAGTTACATCATGGTGAATCATATCGAGTATGGAGTAAGCAAGATGGATGGCTTTGCTTAGGGACAAATCAGTGGGTATATAATGATTCAAGTTATATTCAATATGGTGTGCAATAA
- a CDS encoding sulfite exporter TauE/SafE family protein — protein sequence MAIIITMLLMGVLLGFVGAGGAGFIIAILTLVFHIPIHVALATSLTAMAFTTLSGVVSHYREGNVVFVIGGIVGGFGAIGSFIGSKFGSLVPAHLLHWFTAGMLFLSAIFMFIRLIMFQNREQSSLKGGKELTKDNLIKCICLGLVTGILAGSFGIGSAPFIQLGLMVLLGLTIRQSVGTTMLVILPIAIGGGLGYSSEGYLDYVLLVQVLIGTMLGAYIGAKFTNYAPRMLLRFSMIMTPILAGCMLLVD from the coding sequence GTGGCAATTATTATAACAATGTTATTAATGGGAGTTTTATTAGGATTTGTCGGAGCAGGAGGAGCAGGGTTTATCATCGCGATACTCACTCTGGTATTCCATATCCCTATTCATGTTGCGCTTGCAACATCTTTAACTGCTATGGCATTTACAACATTATCTGGAGTAGTAAGTCATTACCGAGAAGGGAATGTTGTGTTTGTAATAGGTGGGATTGTTGGGGGATTTGGAGCAATTGGTTCCTTTATTGGTTCAAAGTTTGGTTCGCTAGTACCAGCACATCTTCTGCACTGGTTTACAGCGGGTATGTTATTTTTATCTGCAATTTTTATGTTTATTCGATTGATTATGTTCCAAAACAGGGAGCAGTCGTCTTTAAAAGGGGGAAAAGAACTTACGAAAGATAACTTGATTAAATGTATATGTCTCGGACTGGTTACTGGAATTTTAGCTGGTTCGTTTGGGATTGGTTCAGCACCCTTTATCCAACTCGGGTTAATGGTTCTATTAGGTTTAACGATCCGTCAATCTGTAGGGACGACAATGCTCGTTATATTACCAATCGCAATTGGAGGTGGGCTTGGATATAGTTCGGAAGGGTATTTAGATTATGTATTATTAGTACAAGTTTTAATCGGGACAATGTTAGGCGCATATATAGGAGCTAAGTTTACAAATTATGCACCTCGCATGCTTCTAAGGTTTTCGATGATTATGACACCAATATTAGCTGGATGTATGTTGTTAGTAGATTAA
- a CDS encoding BC1881 family protein: MKAIPTDVLSKELMEREGVISITVKEFEKIEVAGVVVSGPAVILINQD, from the coding sequence GTGAAAGCGATACCGACTGATGTCCTGAGTAAGGAATTGATGGAAAGAGAAGGGGTTATATCTATTACAGTGAAGGAATTTGAAAAGATAGAAGTGGCTGGGGTTGTTGTCTCTGGACCAGCTGTAATTTTGATTAATCAAGATTAA
- a CDS encoding DUF3903 domain-containing protein, with translation MISKYVVECVFCEENRKPRQAIVTVPATSQLLAIQKVRAECKRRFGKTLLLQTEIKEELLFEQKES, from the coding sequence ATGATTTCTAAATATGTTGTGGAATGTGTTTTTTGTGAAGAAAATCGGAAACCTCGGCAAGCAATTGTCACAGTGCCTGCTACTTCTCAGCTACTAGCCATTCAAAAAGTACGGGCTGAATGTAAACGTCGTTTCGGAAAAACTTTATTATTGCAAACAGAAATTAAAGAAGAATTACTCTTTGAACAAAAAGAAAGCTGA